The following are encoded together in the Xanthobacter autotrophicus Py2 genome:
- a CDS encoding short-chain dehydrogenase/reductase SDR (PFAM: NAD-dependent epimerase/dehydratase; short-chain dehydrogenase/reductase SDR; KR domain protein~KEGG: bte:BTH_I2606 oxidoreductase, short chain dehydrogenase/reductase family superfamily): MALDLTGKRVLIVGAGGGIGAATARAFADAGAHVFAAGRPGPKLDAVATGTGGVAVALDILDDGAIERVFAEAPAFDHVAIAAAATKSGPVSGLPLEAAKASMESKFWGAYRVARAAQVADGGSITFVSGFLSHRPSAGAVLQGAINAAIEALARGLALERAPVRVNTVSPGLIDTPLWQGMREDDRAAMFARTAERLPARRVGRPEDIAQAILFVATNPFVTGTTVTVDGGGTIA; the protein is encoded by the coding sequence ATGGCACTCGACCTGACAGGCAAGCGCGTTCTGATCGTTGGTGCGGGCGGCGGCATCGGCGCGGCCACCGCGCGGGCCTTTGCTGATGCCGGCGCCCACGTGTTCGCCGCCGGCCGGCCGGGGCCGAAGCTGGACGCCGTCGCGACCGGGACCGGCGGCGTGGCGGTGGCCCTCGACATTCTCGACGATGGTGCCATCGAACGCGTCTTCGCGGAGGCGCCGGCCTTCGACCACGTCGCCATCGCGGCCGCTGCGACCAAGAGTGGCCCGGTCTCCGGCCTGCCTCTGGAGGCCGCGAAGGCCTCCATGGAGAGCAAGTTCTGGGGCGCCTACCGCGTCGCCCGCGCGGCGCAGGTGGCGGATGGAGGCTCCATCACCTTCGTATCCGGCTTCCTCTCCCACCGGCCGAGCGCGGGCGCGGTGCTGCAGGGCGCGATCAACGCCGCGATCGAGGCGCTCGCCCGCGGCCTGGCGCTCGAGCGGGCGCCAGTGCGCGTCAATACCGTCTCGCCCGGACTTATCGACACGCCGCTGTGGCAGGGCATGCGGGAGGATGACCGCGCGGCCATGTTCGCTCGCACCGCCGAGCGTCTGCCCGCCCGCCGTGTGGGGCGGCCGGAGGACATCGCACAGGCGATCCTCTTCGTCGCCACCAACCCGTTCGTCACCGGCACGACCGTCACGGTCGATGG
- a CDS encoding molecular chaperone, HSP70 class (KEGG: rpe:RPE_0414 molecular chaperone, HSP70 class), with amino-acid sequence MTACGLDFGTSNTTLGFIGADGPRLAPLEGAADTLPSAIFFPRSAEPLVGRAAMAAYVSGEQGRLMRALKSVLGTALVDETTSVGRLRLSFRAVIAAFLGAVKARGEAAAGGALNQVVLGRPVHFVDGDAAGDMRAQDVLGAIAREIGFTDLSFQFEPIAASLDYERQVAGEELALIADIGGGTSDFSIVRIARVHASQSDRASDILANEGVRVGGTDFDRQLSLSMVMPLLGHGSPLKRKGLSMPVGIYQDLATWSAINRLYDGKTARSIRELERDAERPHLVSRLARAVEDERGHSLALDVETAKIRVAEAGATVLDLAVLEAGLSVGIAHEDLVRHTGLLADRIAGRIASCLATAGLKADDIDALFLTGGSTRLSHVRAAICTCVPQARVIEGDTFGSVGTGLAIEASRRYG; translated from the coding sequence ATGACCGCCTGCGGCCTCGATTTCGGCACCTCCAACACCACGCTCGGCTTCATCGGCGCGGACGGTCCCCGTCTTGCGCCCCTGGAAGGGGCTGCCGACACGCTGCCGAGCGCCATCTTCTTCCCCCGTAGCGCCGAGCCGCTGGTGGGACGCGCGGCCATGGCGGCCTATGTGTCAGGCGAGCAGGGCCGGCTGATGCGCGCCCTGAAATCGGTGCTCGGCACGGCGCTGGTGGACGAGACCACCTCAGTCGGCCGGCTGCGGCTGAGCTTCCGGGCGGTGATCGCGGCGTTTCTCGGCGCGGTGAAGGCCCGGGGCGAGGCGGCCGCCGGTGGCGCGCTCAATCAGGTGGTGCTCGGCCGTCCCGTGCACTTCGTGGATGGCGACGCGGCCGGCGACATGCGGGCGCAGGACGTGCTGGGCGCCATCGCCCGCGAGATCGGCTTTACCGACCTGTCGTTCCAGTTCGAGCCCATCGCGGCGAGCCTCGATTATGAGCGGCAGGTGGCGGGCGAGGAACTGGCCCTGATCGCCGATATCGGCGGCGGCACCTCGGACTTTTCCATCGTGCGCATTGCGCGCGTGCATGCCAGCCAGTCCGACCGGGCGTCCGACATCCTCGCCAACGAGGGCGTGCGCGTGGGCGGCACGGATTTCGACCGGCAGCTCTCCCTGTCCATGGTCATGCCGCTGCTCGGCCACGGCAGCCCGCTGAAGCGCAAGGGCCTGTCCATGCCGGTGGGCATCTATCAGGATCTTGCCACCTGGTCCGCCATCAACCGGCTCTATGACGGCAAGACCGCCCGCTCCATCCGCGAGCTGGAGCGCGATGCCGAGCGTCCCCACCTGGTATCGCGCCTCGCGCGGGCGGTGGAGGACGAACGCGGCCACAGCCTCGCCCTCGACGTGGAGACCGCGAAGATCCGCGTGGCCGAGGCGGGCGCCACCGTGCTGGATCTGGCGGTGCTGGAAGCGGGCCTGTCCGTGGGCATCGCCCATGAGGATCTGGTGCGGCACACCGGCCTGCTGGCCGATCGCATCGCCGGGCGGATTGCGTCCTGCCTCGCCACGGCGGGCCTGAAGGCCGACGACATCGACGCCCTGTTCCTCACCGGCGGCTCCACCCGCCTCAGCCATGTGCGCGCGGCCATCTGCACCTGCGTGCCCCAGGCCCGGGTGATCGAGGGCGACACCTTTGGCTCGGTGGGCACCGGCCTCGCCATAGAGGCGAGCCGGCGGTACGGCTAG
- a CDS encoding DEAD/DEAH box helicase domain protein (PFAM: helicase domain protein; DbpA RNA-binding domain protein; DEAD/DEAH box helicase domain protein~SMART: DEAD-like helicases~KEGG: rpc:RPC_0876 DEAD/DEAH box helicase-like): MTTNPALARALAERDYNDPTPVQLAVLAPEASGRDLLVSAQTGSGKTVAYGLAMADTLLGTDERFGPATAPQALVVAPTRELALQVQREFEWLYAATGARIVSCVGGMDPRQEQRALSRGAHMVVGTPGRLRDHLERGRLDISAVRVVVLDEADEMLDLGFREDLQFILDATPPERRSLLFSATLPRGITMLAKRYQREALRIEVASAEGGHADIEYRAMRVVPKEIEHAVVNVLRFYDAPSAIVFCNTRETVRHLHATLQERQFSAVALSGELSQNERNSALQALRDGRARVCVATDVAARGIDLPSLGLVIHADLPNDAESLQHRSGRTGRAGRKGVSVLLVPPFRRRRTEDMLRGMGLTPAWSGPPTADEIRKLDHERMLRDPLLTDEPNEEDAAVARALLEQQPAEHLVAALVRLYRAGLPSPEEVADPGEPRGRDRAAARGLGGPGGAGGGAWFRLNIGRRNKADPRWLLPLICRRGNVTRDDIGAIRIFDEETAFEVSAAALDRFSTSARKSDGSDVIIEPLPGGAPSSRPERPAPRWKGPQDKQRYDKPGYEKPGQDRPGRAKPFRDKAGPGKGGKPPSRGPADRGPGTFAGKPAGKKPRRP; encoded by the coding sequence ATGACGACAAACCCGGCGCTCGCCCGCGCTTTGGCCGAGCGGGACTACAACGATCCGACGCCGGTGCAGCTTGCCGTGCTTGCCCCCGAGGCGTCGGGGCGCGACCTCCTCGTGTCCGCGCAGACCGGATCCGGCAAGACAGTGGCCTATGGCCTCGCCATGGCGGACACGCTGCTGGGCACGGATGAGCGCTTCGGTCCCGCCACGGCACCGCAGGCGCTGGTGGTGGCCCCCACCCGTGAACTGGCCCTGCAGGTCCAGCGCGAGTTCGAGTGGCTTTATGCGGCGACGGGTGCGCGCATCGTCTCCTGCGTCGGCGGCATGGACCCACGCCAGGAACAGCGCGCGCTCAGCCGGGGCGCCCACATGGTGGTCGGCACCCCCGGCCGCCTGCGCGACCATCTGGAGCGGGGCCGGCTCGATATCTCCGCCGTGCGGGTCGTCGTGCTGGACGAAGCCGACGAAATGCTCGACCTCGGCTTCCGCGAGGATCTCCAGTTCATCCTCGACGCCACCCCGCCGGAGCGGCGCAGCCTGCTGTTCTCGGCGACGCTGCCGCGCGGCATAACCATGCTGGCCAAGCGTTACCAGCGCGAGGCCCTGCGCATCGAGGTGGCGAGCGCCGAGGGCGGCCATGCCGACATCGAATACCGCGCCATGCGCGTGGTACCGAAGGAGATCGAGCACGCCGTCGTCAACGTGCTGCGCTTTTATGATGCGCCGAGCGCCATCGTGTTCTGCAACACCCGCGAAACCGTGAGGCACCTGCATGCGACCCTTCAGGAGCGGCAGTTTTCGGCCGTCGCTTTGTCCGGCGAGCTGAGCCAGAACGAGCGCAACTCCGCACTTCAGGCCCTGCGCGACGGCCGAGCGCGGGTGTGCGTCGCCACCGACGTGGCGGCGCGCGGCATCGATCTGCCGAGCCTCGGCCTCGTCATCCATGCCGACCTGCCGAACGACGCCGAGAGCCTCCAGCACCGCAGCGGCCGCACCGGCCGGGCCGGCCGCAAGGGCGTCAGCGTGTTGCTGGTGCCACCGTTTCGCCGCCGCCGCACCGAGGACATGCTGCGGGGCATGGGCCTGACCCCGGCCTGGTCGGGACCGCCCACCGCCGACGAGATCCGCAAGCTCGACCACGAGCGCATGCTGCGCGATCCGCTGCTCACCGACGAGCCGAACGAGGAGGACGCCGCCGTCGCCCGCGCCCTGCTGGAGCAGCAGCCGGCCGAGCATCTGGTGGCGGCGCTGGTGCGCCTTTATCGCGCTGGCCTGCCCTCACCCGAGGAGGTGGCCGACCCCGGCGAGCCGCGCGGCCGCGACCGTGCCGCCGCGCGCGGGCTCGGAGGACCTGGCGGCGCCGGTGGCGGGGCGTGGTTCCGCCTCAATATCGGGCGCCGCAATAAGGCGGACCCGCGGTGGCTGCTGCCGCTGATCTGCCGCCGCGGGAACGTGACCCGCGACGACATCGGCGCCATCCGCATCTTCGACGAGGAGACCGCCTTCGAGGTGAGCGCCGCCGCCCTCGACCGCTTCAGCACGTCCGCGCGCAAGTCCGATGGCTCGGACGTGATCATCGAGCCGCTGCCCGGCGGCGCGCCGTCGAGCCGTCCCGAGCGGCCGGCGCCGCGCTGGAAGGGGCCCCAAGACAAGCAGAGATACGACAAGCCGGGCTATGAAAAGCCGGGGCAGGACCGGCCGGGCCGGGCCAAGCCGTTCCGCGATAAGGCCGGACCGGGCAAGGGCGGGAAGCCGCCAAGCCGAGGTCCTGCGGATCGCGGTCCGGGCACCTTCGCGGGCAAGCCGGCAGGAAAGAAGCCGCGCCGCCCCTGA
- a CDS encoding transcriptional regulator, LysR family (PFAM: regulatory protein LysR; LysR substrate-binding~KEGG: azo:azo1161 putative transcriptional regulator,LysR family): protein MLDDLNELKTFRAILAEGSLSAAARRLGITLAVVSKRLATLEDRAGVRLIQRTTRALSPTEEGARLLIDVERALDAIEAGEEQLASGRVEPSGTLRVSAPIAFGRRCVAPVLAQLAARHARLGVALELDDRVVDLVGEGFDVAIRIGAPADSSAMMRKLADNRRILVAAPAYLDRAGRPVTPEEAAGHAFLRYGRGSDPWRLRGPDGATASLGAAARLRVDDGDVVHDWALAGLGIMLKSEVDVAQDLATGRLTRVLPGWDGGDAPILALYPSARHVPLKTRVLLDALAAHLATLMTGESCRPAAPLPALDVL, encoded by the coding sequence GTGCTGGACGACCTGAATGAGCTGAAGACGTTCCGGGCGATCCTGGCCGAGGGTAGCCTGTCGGCCGCCGCGCGGCGGCTCGGCATCACCCTCGCGGTGGTGAGCAAGCGGCTGGCGACGCTGGAGGATCGGGCCGGCGTACGCCTCATCCAGCGCACCACCCGCGCGCTCAGCCCCACCGAGGAAGGCGCGCGCCTGCTGATCGATGTGGAGCGTGCGCTGGACGCCATCGAGGCCGGCGAGGAGCAGCTGGCGAGCGGGCGGGTCGAACCCTCGGGCACCCTGCGGGTCAGCGCGCCCATCGCCTTCGGCCGCCGTTGCGTGGCGCCGGTTCTCGCCCAACTGGCCGCGCGCCATGCCCGACTCGGGGTCGCGCTGGAACTGGACGACCGGGTGGTGGACCTGGTGGGAGAGGGGTTCGACGTGGCCATCCGCATCGGCGCGCCCGCCGACAGTTCGGCCATGATGCGCAAGCTCGCCGACAACCGGCGCATCCTGGTCGCCGCTCCGGCCTATCTCGACCGGGCGGGCCGGCCGGTGACACCGGAGGAGGCCGCCGGCCATGCGTTCCTGCGCTACGGCCGCGGCAGCGACCCGTGGCGGCTGCGGGGACCGGACGGAGCAACGGCCAGCCTTGGCGCGGCGGCGCGGTTGCGTGTCGACGATGGCGACGTGGTGCACGACTGGGCGCTTGCCGGCCTCGGCATCATGCTCAAGTCCGAGGTGGATGTGGCGCAGGACCTTGCCACCGGTCGGCTCACCCGCGTGCTGCCCGGTTGGGATGGCGGAGATGCGCCCATTCTCGCGCTTTATCCCAGTGCCCGGCATGTGCCGCTGAAGACGCGGGTGCTGCTCGACGCGCTCGCCGCTCACCTCGCCACCCTCATGACCGGCGAAAGCTGCCGGCCCGCGGCACCCCTGCCGGCGCTTGACGTGCTTTAA